In one Methylobacterium sp. SyP6R genomic region, the following are encoded:
- a CDS encoding endonuclease domain-containing protein, translating to MPEAARPRLTPAALARRAAALARGERLTVVGLTRDGVGEALAAGEVDRAALLVAVDDPRSSAAVIDGLLDDLAELALARWPEWRDAVAPDVSVPWLKAAAAVAASGRPPRFRRMARALECGQLLRAVDPGSMILVAEVDPVSPARARAVIEALEWCAGHGAACLFALPAEPPDTPPYDRILYGAVAIGRAAAPVAERFIAPRSRAHHASAAERRIEAALAADPELAGLFSGNELVAVAGDGRQPRVDLVCRRHRIVVEIDGPEHQASPKFGQDRHRDYELTVAGYLVLRLTNDEVAADLQRAVEKVRAVVRLRRLPSGDTTR from the coding sequence ATGCCCGAAGCGGCCCGGCCGCGCCTGACGCCGGCCGCGCTCGCGCGCCGTGCCGCCGCCCTCGCGCGCGGCGAGCGGCTCACGGTCGTCGGCCTGACGCGCGACGGCGTAGGGGAAGCGCTGGCGGCCGGCGAGGTCGATCGCGCCGCGCTCCTCGTCGCCGTCGATGACCCGCGCAGCAGCGCCGCGGTGATCGACGGCCTGCTCGACGACCTCGCCGAACTGGCGCTGGCCCGCTGGCCGGAGTGGCGCGACGCCGTGGCGCCGGATGTCTCTGTCCCCTGGCTCAAGGCGGCGGCGGCGGTGGCGGCCTCCGGGCGCCCGCCCCGGTTCCGCAGGATGGCACGGGCACTCGAATGCGGGCAGTTGCTGCGGGCGGTCGATCCCGGCAGCATGATCCTGGTGGCGGAGGTCGATCCGGTCTCGCCGGCGCGGGCGCGGGCGGTGATCGAGGCGCTGGAATGGTGCGCCGGGCACGGCGCGGCCTGCCTCTTCGCCCTGCCGGCCGAGCCGCCCGACACACCGCCCTATGACCGCATCCTCTACGGTGCCGTCGCGATCGGCCGCGCCGCGGCACCGGTGGCGGAGCGCTTCATCGCGCCGCGCTCGCGGGCCCACCACGCCAGCGCGGCCGAGCGGCGGATCGAGGCGGCGCTGGCGGCCGACCCGGAGCTCGCCGGCCTGTTTTCCGGCAATGAACTCGTCGCCGTGGCGGGCGACGGCCGGCAGCCGCGGGTCGACCTGGTCTGCCGCCGGCACCGCATCGTCGTCGAGATCGACGGGCCGGAGCATCAGGCCAGTCCGAAATTCGGCCAGGATCGCCACCGCGACTACGAGCTGACGGTCGCCGGCTACCTCGTGCTGCGCCTCACCAACGACGAGGTCGCGGCCGACCTGCAGCGCGCGGTCGAGAAGGTCCGCGCCGTGGTGCGGCTGCGCCGCCTCCCTTCAGGAGACACGACCCGATGA
- a CDS encoding ATP-binding protein, translating to MSDALDALRRVNFDWVRTLDSVWLDAEPTGAPNEALILGLVDALHAQEPGSRPRGRVLVGEPGIGKTHLVGQIRREVWHSGGWFVLLDVLGLTDFWRSAALSYLTALMQPMPDGRRQSDAVLAGVARRFKVEGQVEQAFNTPNIDTRKIVDLLVRALMHVDTVRALKHQDVFRALCLLRSQDLAAVGLAHAWLQGYDADPAARAGLGFTMPPPPPVELVRGMAWIMGLSGPTLVAVDQIDGVVDASRLTLDDDFEPGPGLAEMLAAGLMELHDGAGRGMTLITCLTDSWRRLEERGLKSAFDRFEPPVVLTGMNKPAAAAALIRGRLAPAYAEAGFTPPFPTWPFGEAAIAAASRVAMRPRTLLMRCDAFRRDCLANGSVTVCNDLIEPNNNSGKKGGSGPFDLEDARRKADISDILDDEDAGLGELLRAAFDLYALEDDPHDAIDVVSKGEPEQKLPPLHGRLTFLHRDENDRERHVCYRALLQPHPIAFQARLRAALTASGISSKIPGRELLLVRRGPVPAGTKTGTLVSRFVAAGGTLIDPSDDDLRTFVALRSLRDEALRDGRFDLFESWMRETLPVRGTAFFRRIGLSGDGTEAQGGRGRRGGESLPPLPPRQPGRTIDPSAPGPEPETRQAGAEPGTPPRLPREPASPQRAEPEPRRAVPAQAFETVTRAAEALSPQEPSLEEPALEEPAPRRAAPPSEPIPDAIPVGHRITPDAPPVALPLRLLPRHTAIIAGSGSGKTVLLRRLVEEAALAGIPAIVVDPNNDLSRLGDAWPERPEKFTPEDDCKAASYADRVEVVVWTPGIHAGNPLFLSAMPDLAASDDRDERAQAIEMAAETLGPLAGATRNLQRGVLADALRAFASRGGGTLGAFTELLADLPDGTSQIGRATNLAADMADQLRAAVATNPLLRIEGAVLDPARLFFGPTRNRTRISVVNLSGLASEAAREDFVNRLQMALFGWIKKNPSPRGLLYVVDEAQTFLPSGRTPPSLGSGIKLVAQGRKYGLGMIVATQVPRGIHNQVVSNCTTQFFGRQSAPATIAAAQEIMAASGGAAPDIGRLGAGEFYFATEGSGRPAKLRTPLCLSHHPANPPTPEQVIARARASAAGMEDKRGG from the coding sequence ATGAGCGACGCCCTCGACGCCCTGCGCCGTGTCAACTTCGACTGGGTGCGCACCCTCGACAGCGTCTGGCTCGATGCCGAGCCGACCGGCGCGCCGAACGAGGCGCTGATCTTAGGGCTCGTCGATGCGCTCCACGCGCAGGAGCCGGGCAGCCGCCCGCGCGGCCGGGTGCTGGTCGGCGAGCCGGGCATCGGCAAGACCCACCTCGTCGGTCAGATCCGCCGCGAGGTCTGGCACTCCGGCGGCTGGTTCGTGCTGCTCGACGTGCTCGGGCTGACCGATTTCTGGCGCAGCGCCGCGCTCAGCTACCTCACCGCCCTGATGCAGCCGATGCCGGACGGACGGCGCCAGTCCGACGCGGTGCTGGCCGGGGTCGCCCGCCGCTTCAAGGTCGAGGGGCAGGTCGAGCAGGCCTTCAACACCCCCAACATCGACACCCGAAAGATCGTCGACCTGCTGGTCCGGGCGCTGATGCACGTCGATACGGTGCGGGCGCTCAAGCACCAGGACGTCTTCCGGGCCTTGTGCCTGCTGCGCTCGCAGGACCTCGCCGCCGTCGGCCTCGCCCATGCCTGGCTCCAGGGCTACGACGCCGACCCGGCCGCCCGCGCCGGCCTCGGCTTCACCATGCCGCCGCCCCCACCTGTCGAGCTCGTGCGCGGCATGGCCTGGATCATGGGCCTGAGCGGCCCGACCCTCGTCGCCGTCGACCAGATCGACGGCGTGGTCGATGCGAGCCGCCTGACCCTCGACGACGATTTCGAGCCCGGCCCCGGCCTCGCCGAGATGCTGGCCGCCGGCCTGATGGAGCTGCATGACGGCGCTGGTCGCGGCATGACGCTGATCACCTGCCTGACGGATTCGTGGCGGCGGCTGGAGGAGCGTGGGCTGAAATCCGCCTTCGACCGGTTCGAGCCGCCGGTGGTGCTGACGGGCATGAACAAGCCGGCCGCCGCAGCGGCGCTGATCCGCGGCCGTCTCGCGCCGGCCTACGCCGAGGCCGGTTTCACGCCGCCCTTCCCGACCTGGCCGTTCGGCGAAGCTGCGATCGCCGCCGCGTCCCGCGTCGCGATGCGGCCGCGCACGCTGCTGATGCGCTGCGACGCCTTCCGCCGCGACTGCCTGGCGAATGGCAGCGTCACGGTCTGCAACGATCTCATCGAACCCAACAACAACAGTGGCAAGAAAGGCGGCTCGGGTCCCTTCGACCTCGAAGACGCTCGCCGCAAGGCCGACATCTCCGACATCCTCGACGACGAGGATGCCGGGCTCGGCGAATTGCTGCGCGCTGCCTTCGATCTCTACGCCCTGGAGGACGACCCGCACGACGCGATCGACGTGGTGAGCAAGGGCGAGCCGGAGCAGAAGCTGCCGCCCCTGCACGGACGGCTCACCTTCCTTCACCGGGACGAGAACGACCGCGAGCGCCACGTCTGCTACCGCGCCCTGCTCCAGCCGCACCCGATCGCCTTCCAGGCGCGGTTGCGCGCCGCGCTCACCGCCTCGGGCATCTCGTCGAAGATCCCGGGCCGGGAGTTGCTGCTGGTGCGCCGCGGCCCGGTGCCGGCGGGCACCAAGACCGGCACCCTGGTCAGCCGGTTCGTCGCCGCGGGTGGCACGCTGATCGACCCGTCCGACGACGACCTGCGCACCTTCGTGGCCCTGCGCTCCCTACGCGACGAGGCCTTGCGGGACGGGCGGTTCGACCTGTTCGAGAGCTGGATGCGCGAGACGCTGCCGGTGCGCGGAACCGCGTTCTTCCGCAGGATCGGCCTGTCCGGCGACGGCACGGAGGCGCAAGGCGGGCGGGGGCGGCGTGGCGGCGAATCTCTCCCGCCGCTGCCGCCCCGCCAGCCCGGACGGACCATCGATCCATCAGCCCCAGGCCCCGAACCGGAGACGAGGCAGGCCGGCGCCGAGCCCGGCACACCCCCGCGGCTTCCCCGGGAGCCCGCATCGCCCCAGCGCGCCGAGCCCGAGCCACGGCGCGCCGTGCCGGCCCAGGCCTTCGAGACAGTGACGCGGGCCGCAGAGGCACTTTCACCCCAAGAGCCCTCCCTCGAGGAGCCCGCCCTCGAGGAGCCCGCCCCCCGGCGCGCTGCCCCGCCATCGGAGCCCATCCCCGACGCCATCCCGGTCGGCCACCGCATCACCCCCGATGCGCCGCCCGTCGCCCTGCCGCTGAGACTCCTGCCGCGCCACACCGCGATCATCGCCGGGTCCGGCTCGGGCAAGACCGTGCTGCTGCGGCGCCTGGTCGAGGAGGCGGCGCTCGCCGGCATTCCGGCGATCGTGGTCGATCCCAACAACGACCTGTCGCGCCTCGGCGATGCCTGGCCGGAGCGGCCCGAAAAGTTCACGCCGGAGGACGACTGCAAGGCCGCCTCTTACGCCGATCGGGTCGAGGTGGTGGTGTGGACGCCGGGCATCCATGCCGGCAACCCGCTCTTCCTGTCGGCGATGCCGGACCTCGCCGCGAGCGACGACCGCGACGAGCGCGCCCAGGCGATCGAGATGGCGGCCGAGACCCTGGGGCCGCTCGCCGGTGCCACCAGAAACCTCCAGCGCGGCGTCCTCGCCGATGCCCTGCGGGCCTTCGCGAGCCGCGGCGGCGGCACGCTCGGCGCCTTTACCGAGCTGCTCGCCGATTTGCCGGACGGCACCAGCCAGATCGGCCGAGCGACGAACCTCGCCGCCGACATGGCGGACCAGCTGCGCGCGGCCGTCGCCACCAACCCGCTGCTGCGGATCGAGGGCGCGGTGCTCGATCCGGCCCGGCTGTTCTTCGGCCCGACCCGCAACAGAACCCGGATCTCGGTCGTCAACCTGTCGGGCCTCGCCTCGGAGGCGGCGCGGGAGGATTTCGTCAACCGTCTCCAGATGGCGTTGTTCGGCTGGATCAAGAAGAACCCCTCGCCCCGGGGCCTGCTCTACGTGGTCGACGAGGCCCAGACCTTCCTGCCCTCGGGGCGCACGCCGCCGAGCCTCGGCAGCGGGATCAAGCTGGTGGCGCAGGGGCGCAAATACGGGCTGGGGATGATCGTGGCGACGCAGGTGCCGCGGGGCATCCACAACCAGGTCGTCTCGAACTGCACGACGCAGTTCTTCGGCCGCCAGAGCGCCCCCGCGACCATCGCGGCCGCCCAGGAGATCATGGCGGCGAGCGGCGGGGCGGCCCCCGATATCGGCCGGCTCGGGGCGGGCGAGTTCTACTTTGCCACCGAGGGCTCGGGGCGGCCGGCGAAGCTCCGCACGCCGCTCTGCCTCAGCCACCACCCGGCCAACCCGCCGACGCCCGAGCAGGTGATCGCCCGGGCCAGGGCGTCCGCCGCCGGGATGGAGGACAAGCGCGGTGGGTGA
- a CDS encoding PAS domain-containing protein has product MDAADLTSCSDVFLRTIEDYGLAGGWHWTFTSGEQRWSPGFFRLLGLDPSVVTARYDLFVELLHPDDRVQLASPSEVVQGHVSPRATVRLIRPGGELRVLSVLSELRVSAEGRPLSLSGVVLDVTDRERLRQAQAAEQRRRQALYLTSYTATYSLGLDLVHHFPAEVAQVHGLSLEEIQVDPFLMLVPEERAAFRNRGWEMHDRHMRFQGMPRERLASGEVVKFRLVGVPVWSAAGEYRGWTGMKYPVHESGAPAGRADTPEDPALRRALEQAVRGHHLRAARGLLDWSMATLAAAGGLSLSTVRRLEDNLEGQGARSRYKAVTALRQAGIRFIAMDDGAIAVARV; this is encoded by the coding sequence ATGGACGCTGCCGATCTTACGTCATGTTCCGATGTTTTCCTGCGCACGATCGAGGATTACGGCCTCGCGGGAGGGTGGCATTGGACGTTCACGTCGGGTGAGCAGCGTTGGTCGCCGGGTTTCTTCCGGCTCCTCGGCCTCGATCCTTCCGTCGTCACCGCCCGCTACGATCTGTTCGTCGAGCTCCTGCATCCCGACGACCGGGTGCAGCTGGCAAGCCCGTCGGAGGTCGTTCAGGGCCATGTCTCGCCGCGCGCGACCGTCCGGCTGATCAGGCCGGGCGGCGAGCTGCGCGTCCTGTCGGTCCTGTCGGAACTGCGCGTCTCGGCGGAGGGGCGGCCTTTATCCTTGAGCGGGGTCGTCCTCGACGTCACCGATCGCGAGCGGCTGCGTCAGGCGCAGGCCGCCGAGCAGCGCCGCCGCCAGGCGCTCTACCTGACCTCCTACACGGCGACCTATTCCCTCGGCCTCGACCTCGTGCATCATTTCCCTGCCGAAGTCGCGCAGGTGCACGGGTTGTCCCTGGAGGAGATTCAGGTCGATCCGTTCCTGATGCTGGTGCCGGAGGAGCGCGCGGCCTTTCGGAACCGGGGCTGGGAGATGCACGATCGCCACATGCGCTTCCAGGGAATGCCGCGCGAGCGCCTGGCCAGCGGCGAGGTGGTCAAGTTCCGCCTCGTCGGCGTGCCGGTGTGGAGTGCGGCGGGCGAGTATCGCGGCTGGACCGGCATGAAGTATCCGGTCCACGAATCCGGCGCGCCAGCGGGCCGCGCCGACACCCCCGAGGATCCCGCCCTGCGGCGCGCCCTCGAACAGGCCGTGCGAGGCCATCACCTGCGGGCGGCCCGCGGGCTGCTCGACTGGTCGATGGCGACGCTCGCGGCGGCCGGCGGCCTGTCGCTCTCGACGGTGCGGCGCCTTGAGGACAACCTCGAAGGCCAGGGCGCCCGCTCGCGCTACAAGGCCGTGACCGCGCTTCGCCAGGCCGGAATCCGCTTCATCGCGATGGATGACGGCGCGATCGCAGTGGCCAGGGTCTGA
- a CDS encoding PAS domain-containing protein, with protein sequence MDAADLTSCSDIFLRTIEDYGLVGGWRWTFASDEQRWSPSFFRLLGLDPSIATASYDLFVELLHPDDRVQLASPSEAVQGHVSPRATVRLIRPSGELRILSVLSELRVSPEGRPLSLSGVALDVTDREQLRQAQAAEQRRGRALYRTTYATAYAVGVDRTHDFPPEMAQVHGLSLQEISLDPFVMVVPEERTAFRERAMAVHTPQVRFVGKARERLANGEVWQFRIIGVPVWDEAGRYNGRAGMKYPIHLSAATIRTADIPASRRVRRALDQTVRADHLRAARGLLDWSRGTLAQASGLSLSTVRRLEEDAEGQGARSRHKAMDALRRAGIRFIAMDDGTLAVAKT encoded by the coding sequence ATGGACGCTGCCGACCTCACCTCATGTTCCGACATCTTCCTGCGCACGATCGAAGACTACGGCCTCGTGGGAGGCTGGCGCTGGACGTTCGCGTCGGATGAGCAGCGGTGGTCGCCGAGCTTCTTCCGGCTCCTCGGCCTGGACCCGTCCATCGCCACCGCCAGCTACGACCTCTTCGTCGAACTTCTGCATCCCGACGACCGGGTGCAGCTGGCAAGCCCGTCTGAGGCGGTTCAGGGCCACGTCTCGCCGCGCGCGACCGTTCGGCTGATCCGGCCCTCCGGCGAGCTGCGCATTCTGTCGGTCCTGTCGGAACTGCGCGTCTCGCCGGAGGGCCGGCCTTTATCCTTGAGCGGGGTCGCCCTCGACGTCACCGACCGCGAGCAGTTGCGTCAGGCGCAGGCCGCCGAGCAGCGGCGCGGCCGGGCGCTCTACCGGACGACCTACGCGACGGCCTACGCGGTGGGGGTGGATCGGACGCACGATTTCCCGCCCGAGATGGCGCAGGTGCATGGCCTGTCCCTGCAGGAGATCAGCCTGGACCCCTTCGTCATGGTCGTGCCCGAGGAACGCACGGCGTTCCGCGAGCGCGCCATGGCCGTCCACACTCCGCAAGTGCGTTTTGTGGGCAAGGCGCGCGAGCGCCTCGCCAACGGCGAGGTCTGGCAGTTCCGCATCATCGGTGTGCCGGTCTGGGACGAGGCGGGGCGCTACAACGGTCGGGCCGGCATGAAGTACCCGATCCATCTCTCGGCGGCGACGATCCGGACGGCCGACATTCCCGCGAGCCGACGGGTCCGGCGCGCCCTCGACCAGACCGTGCGGGCGGATCACCTGCGGGCGGCGAGAGGCCTGCTCGACTGGTCGCGGGGGACACTCGCCCAGGCGAGCGGCCTGTCGCTCTCGACGGTGCGGCGCCTCGAGGAGGATGCCGAGGGTCAGGGCGCCCGCTCGCGCCACAAGGCCATGGATGCCCTGCGCCGGGCCGGGATCCGCTTCATCGCGATGGATGACGGCACCCTGGCGGTGGCGAAGACCTGA
- a CDS encoding ABC transporter substrate-binding protein — protein sequence MSTRDETFRPLSRRTVLGGLAAAPLGLAASRAVAQQGTGPIRIGELNSYGRMAAFAVPYRNAMQLAQDAVNKAGGIKALGGRPIEIVFRDDGSTPGDATRVAEELLTRENVAFLCGTFLSNVGLAVADFANQRKALFLATEPLTDALTMGSGNRYTFRVRPNTYMQTRMLVDAVKGSGVKRWAIVAPNYEYGQSAAANFKKLMAAAVPGFEVVGEQFPALGKVDAGATVGALSQMKADGLFNVLFGADLTAFVREGNTRGLFEKRKVASLLTGEPEYMIPLGDETPEGWITTGYPWETIDTNGHKEFVAAYRARFNDTPRLGSLLGYVVVGMIRDMLEKAGSTETEAMISALEGLTSQTIAGPVTMRALDHQSTLGAWIGETALNGRQGTMKNVRYADGANYMFPEAEVKAARKA from the coding sequence ATGTCGACCCGCGACGAGACGTTTCGTCCCCTGTCCCGCCGCACCGTCCTGGGTGGCCTCGCAGCCGCTCCGCTCGGGCTCGCGGCGTCCCGGGCGGTCGCGCAACAAGGAACAGGGCCGATCCGGATCGGCGAGCTGAACTCCTATGGCCGCATGGCCGCCTTCGCGGTGCCCTACCGCAATGCCATGCAGCTCGCGCAGGACGCCGTCAACAAGGCCGGCGGCATCAAGGCCCTCGGCGGCCGCCCGATCGAGATCGTCTTTCGCGACGACGGCTCGACCCCGGGAGATGCGACCCGGGTCGCCGAGGAATTGCTGACCCGCGAGAACGTCGCCTTCCTGTGCGGCACCTTCCTGTCCAATGTCGGGCTGGCCGTCGCGGATTTCGCCAACCAGCGCAAGGCGCTCTTCCTCGCCACCGAGCCCCTGACCGACGCGCTCACCATGGGCAGCGGCAACCGCTACACCTTCCGGGTGCGGCCCAACACCTACATGCAGACCCGCATGCTGGTGGACGCGGTGAAGGGCAGCGGCGTCAAGCGCTGGGCGATCGTGGCGCCGAACTACGAGTACGGCCAGTCCGCCGCCGCCAACTTCAAGAAGCTGATGGCCGCCGCGGTGCCGGGCTTCGAGGTGGTGGGCGAGCAGTTCCCGGCCTTGGGCAAGGTCGATGCCGGCGCCACCGTCGGCGCCCTGTCGCAGATGAAGGCCGACGGTCTGTTCAACGTGCTGTTCGGCGCCGACCTCACCGCCTTCGTGCGCGAGGGCAACACCCGCGGGCTGTTCGAGAAGCGCAAGGTCGCGAGCCTGCTCACCGGCGAGCCGGAATACATGATCCCGCTCGGCGACGAGACGCCGGAAGGCTGGATCACCACCGGCTATCCGTGGGAGACCATCGACACCAACGGCCACAAGGAATTCGTCGCCGCCTACCGGGCCCGGTTCAACGACACCCCGCGCCTCGGCTCGCTGCTCGGATACGTCGTCGTCGGCATGATCCGCGACATGCTGGAGAAAGCCGGCTCGACCGAGACCGAGGCGATGATTTCGGCGCTGGAAGGCCTGACCTCCCAGACCATCGCCGGCCCGGTGACGATGCGGGCGCTCGACCACCAGTCGACGTTGGGGGCCTGGATCGGCGAGACGGCGCTCAATGGCCGCCAGGGCACGATGAAGAACGTCCGCTACGCCGACGGGGCGAACTACATGTTCCCCGAGGCCGAGGTGAAGGCGGCCCGCAAGGCCTGA